The genomic stretch GATAATTGTTTTGAGTAATaacttctatgcattttaaaggaaacaacaaggagaaaaatacacattttctatagttaaaataaataatgctactgcagataaaacccacatattttatttgcccatttgccctggctatcacaacattgaAATTATGCTCCAAGCACAATGTTTTTTTGATTTCTTACTGTATCCTATCAATATCCCAGTAATATAccatcatgacatacatattaaacaagctgagtccataaggtaactaataaattatgtatttttttacgtGCTTTTACTGTGgcttttctgtgtgtgtttgtaatgcatatttattttaatttagtgTTAGTGTTTTGTCTACTAGATAGTGTATTTTACGAGGGAGGGCAAAAAAGGCGGAGAAAAGGCTGCCAAAATACAGGGGGGAAATTTGTGTGGAGAGCAAAGCATGCCACGCAAAAAAATAGGGGTGATAGAGTGGCGTGCCAAATAATGGGAGTGGCCATGGtccaggatgtgggtgtggtcacgggtggagccaaatttatatgaacttagcaatggtgggacattagactatgactatagtagtaaTTAGCTTGTGAAGCCTCTgacataggtgcccccccagtttaggtagtgacagggactccccaaatttagtgacagggacccccccagtttaggtagtgacaggtgccccccagtgtatgtagtgaaagggaccccacaatttaggtagtgacagatgcctcccagtttagatagtggcaGGTGCccaccagtgtatgtagtgaaagAGATCCCCACTCACCatcagcacccagcccagcatcagacctcagaatcagccggcgaccagtgagaGTGGGCACATGGTACCCCCGTGGACACCACGCTGcatatgtggaagtgatgtcacttccgcatatcagtgcagtgTCCGCAAGGTCCTAACGCCCATactcactggtcgccggctgatcggaggtctgatgctgggctggctgctggtaCTTAGGCAGCGGGGAGGCGGGGCAGCTGACGGCCAGGGGTGGGGGTGTCCACCGCATTTTGCCCAACGTGCGGGCGCCcatacacgcagacacacacacaaatcatgaaAACTTCAATTCCTTTTATTCTGATGGAGAAAAAGCTGTCACATTGCTGCTGTTGCGACCTCCTCCTCCTTGTTGTGTGGCACCCTCTGTTTGTGTTACCTCAGTCATGCAACTaaccaccaatcaatcagccGTGAGGCTGAAATGATGTTTAAATATACAAAATATGACCAAAAGCAGAATAAACTGAAAGACttagttattttcttttttttaaaagcttGTTCTTACATCTAAAAATAGGGGACTTTTCTGCATATCTTACAGCAATAAAAGAAAAGTCCAGTTGGAGTTTCCCATAGATGTGTCATTTAGATACTGTTACCATAGCACGTCATGTGCTATGGTAACAGTATCTAAATGACACCTCTATGGGAAACTCCAACTGGACTTTTCTTTTATTGCTGTAAGATAGAGAGGTAATGATGAGTCAGAATGCTTTACCTCTTCCTGTTTATGGATCTGTATTTTTTTACTTTCGCTTCTGACTGCTCAGTCCCTAGCCCGGAATGGCGACTGCTAACCTGAGGAGTGAACTGAACTGCCCAATCTGTCTGAGCATTTTTAAGGATCCTGTAACGTTGAGATGTGGACATAACTTCTGCCAGGCCTGTATCAGTGCCTCCCTGGACAGCCAAGAAAGCAGCCAAGTGTACACCTGCCCACAGTGCAGGAAGAGGTTTGGAGTTAGGCCTGCACTGCCGAAGAACGTAACGCTGTGCAATATTACGCAGTACTTCCACCCTTCTGAGTCAGAAGAAGACAGCACTGCAGTATTCTGCTCCTACTGTATGCATGGCCAGACTCTTGCTGTTACTACCTGCCTGACTTGTGATGCTCCAATGTGTGGGGTCCATCTGGATCTTCACAGTAAGGCAGAGGAACACGTCTTCGTCAAAAGTACCAGCTCCCCGGATCCCAGAAAATGTCCTGTTCATAAGAAGGTTCTGCAAGCCTTCTGCCATGATGGTGTCGGTGTTTGCATTTGCTGCATGTTGGAAGGGGTGGAAGCTGGGCCAAGTGGAAGCCAACTGGAGCGACTCTGTGAAACCGTTTTAAGACAGGAGCAACTAAAAAATGTCACGAAAGAATTACACTCTGTGAAAGACCAAAATGATAAGAAAGTGCAGAGTCTACAAGAACATGGGAAAAGAGTGCAGAAGAAAGCAACTTTCCTAGCAGACAGCGCTGCCACTTTGTTTAGAGACATGAGAGCAAAGCTTGAGGACCTGGAGAAGACAGTCCTGGAGGAGATCAGGAGACAGGAACACCAGAGTTTAAATTCAACATCCGAATCACTACAAAAACTGCAGATGGAACAAGACACACTGGTCAGTAAGATCATTTACATTGAGGACATGTGCAAGGTAACTGATCCTCTGACTATCCTACAAGGGTGGAGGTCAGACTGTTCACAGTTCTGTGATAATGAGGAAAATGAGGACAggaatgtggaggaagatctaaaGTTAGAGGACCTGGATGAAGGTATTATCTCGGCAATGGTTCATTCAATGTTAACTAGAATTATGTCGGATATAAAGTGCAAATTCCATGTGCCGGAGGCATCAGATCTTGCAATAAATGCCTCCACAGCTGGGAGATTTGTGAAAATATCTGGAGATCTGAAAACGATTTCTGAAGGAAAAATTCACCCAGAGACCACAGAAACACCAGAAATATTTGATGCTTTTCAGGCCTTTAGCACCAGAAGCTTTTCTTCAGGGAAGCACTACTGGGAGGTCCAGGCCAGTAATTCTGGTTGTTGGAGGGTAGGGGTGGCTTACTCCAGTGTAGACAGGAAAGAGGAGATCTTCTTTGGAGATGATAATAAGTCCTGGGCTTTATGTTTGTACGAAAATGAAGAACTCTCAGAAAAGCAGTATTCAGTAAGTCACGATAATGCTGACAAAGATATATCTGTTTCCTGTCAGAGATTTGGAATTTATCTGGATTATGAGGCGGGGCGGTTGTCCTTTTATGAGCTGTGCGaccccatcagacacctccacaccttcactgccaccttcactgagcccctccatgctgcttTTCATACGTTTGACAGTTGGTTGAAAATTGCAAATTGACatgttttaaaggagaactgtagaaagaggtgtatggaggctgccatatttatttccatttaagcaatacctgttgcctggctatcctgctgatcctctgcctctaatactttcaggtatagaccctgaacaagcatgcagcagatcaggtttttctgacaattttgacagatgtgacaagattagctgcatgcttgtttctggtgtgactcagacacttcttcagccaaacagaccagcaggtatgccaggcaactggtattgcttaaaaggaaataaatatggcatcctccatatacctctcactacagctcTCCTTTAAGAAagcttttaaagtgaacttgagatgAGAAGTacgtgaaaaaaatatatataccgaGGCTTTTTTTTGCCCCCTCTAAGCTAattgctccctcgctgtcctcctgcgctGTCTGGATCTTTGTCAGTTCGCCCCGGTACGTCCTCCTGTCTGGGGCATCTGTGCATACACAGCCTCATCAcgctcccatagctgggagcattctgcacctgcacagtactacccTGCACAGAACGTGCCTGGCCACGGGAGCATGACGGGGGAGTGTGCAGAGCTGGACTGCGCCTGGGCCGACTAGAGAACTTTTCGGGGCCAGTTTCAGAAGATCCAGGAGTCGGAGGAGGATGGAGAGGGATCaattagcctggagggggctggaggaagccccaggtaagtatatttttCCAACCACTGCCCATCTCAAGAACCCTTTAAATATttcctgtattattattattgattctttGACCATATCATCAGATATTTGCTAACTTTACCCTAAACAAATAATAGTAGGAATAGtgaagtttgaaaatatctcatGGTTAGAAGTTACTTTACGGCTAATGacccatgcaaaccatattgtttCCATACTGGAAACATCAGGTGACTGTGATGTCATGTTTGTAAATACCATATATTAGACTACACACTAaagtacacacatctaattttgattggccagcttTGCCACTTTCCTGTAGTATGAGAtcttacctacataatctgttaagtgtgttcaaaatctgttggtcctcgTACTACACAAAACTgctaaaattagccaatcaagattggatgtgtggtACTTAATACTGTGGTATTAAAGCCTCGTTCACAGTGGTTCATTGCGCTGCAGTGTAACGGCCATTTTGTAGCgtgactgcaatgcaccacctttgTAGGGCAGCGGGAGCGTTGCGGTATCACAGGTTGTGGCATCAAAACGTTACTGCTAAACTCAACGCAACATGAGCATAACATGCGGTGCCACTGTTCAGATCTGTTGCATTCCTGCTTGtcacagggaacacaatgcaGCAGCCACTGTGAACTTGGCCAAGGAGTAAGCTCATACCATAGTGTGCATAACATGCTGTAATGTAGGAATTCTGCAACACACACTCAAAGCATGCATTGTTTTACAGCTTTGTCAATTGCTATGGAACATGCATATATTTGCACACTTTATGCAGAAAGGTACTGCAGGAACTATGTTAACATAATGTGATCTGTTACAAGCAGATCTCATACAATTGTATGGCGAGTGTGCAACGTGTTGCGGTTGATTCAATAAACCCGCTTAGGTTATATACCAATGTTGCTTGTATATGGAGCGGTACGCTGTTTGCGTAACGCATGTTATACCAGCAACACGTTTTTGTCTGCATACCGTATTTGTCGCTGTATAAGACGcacattttctcccccaaaaatggggagaaaaaaatcCCTGCTTCTTATTATATAgcgaatgcagggaatccccgacttacgaaagcCCGCCTATATGAACCGCCAACCCGCCGCCACGCCGGGATTCCCTGCAGAGTCCCCCTTCTCTCCCCAGTGTGTGGCcacgcccctccccccacccctgtgccTTTGCTCCCTCCC from Hyperolius riggenbachi isolate aHypRig1 chromosome 5, aHypRig1.pri, whole genome shotgun sequence encodes the following:
- the LOC137519478 gene encoding nuclear factor 7, brain-like; amino-acid sequence: MATANLRSELNCPICLSIFKDPVTLRCGHNFCQACISASLDSQESSQVYTCPQCRKRFGVRPALPKNVTLCNITQYFHPSESEEDSTAVFCSYCMHGQTLAVTTCLTCDAPMCGVHLDLHSKAEEHVFVKSTSSPDPRKCPVHKKVLQAFCHDGVGVCICCMLEGVEAGPSGSQLERLCETVLRQEQLKNVTKELHSVKDQNDKKVQSLQEHGKRVQKKATFLADSAATLFRDMRAKLEDLEKTVLEEIRRQEHQSLNSTSESLQKLQMEQDTLVSKIIYIEDMCKVTDPLTILQGWRSDCSQFCDNEENEDRNVEEDLKLEDLDEGIISAMVHSMLTRIMSDIKCKFHVPEASDLAINASTAGRFVKISGDLKTISEGKIHPETTETPEIFDAFQAFSTRSFSSGKHYWEVQASNSGCWRVGVAYSSVDRKEEIFFGDDNKSWALCLYENEELSEKQYSVSHDNADKDISVSCQRFGIYLDYEAGRLSFYELCDPIRHLHTFTATFTEPLHAAFHTFDSWLKIAN